A region of the Roseiflexus sp. RS-1 genome:
GCAGCGGGGTTGTAGGAAGCGCCGGGATGATATGCCTTCACCTGCCCCCGGAGAAAAAAGTGACGGTCATGTGGACGCGCCACATCCACAGGGCGCTGCTGGTGGCGACCATGTGACCTTTACCGGGGGGCAGGCAGGCGCCAGAAGGGTTCCACACTCGCCGCTGCACATTCGCATCCGTGCCCGACGTTGGAACAATTCAAAGGAGTGCGTATGCGCCTTTTCAATCGTCCAGACCGCACCGGGCGCTTGCTGAAGGCTTTTCGCACCAATTTTCTGTTCCTGATCTCCGACGGCGCGTATCCGCCGCATCGACAGCAGCGGCTGTACCAGTGGTGTCAGAAAGTCGGACTGGATTGGGCGCAAGCCCGGGCATACGTTGTGCCAGAGGCGACGGCATTCCTCCAGAGCGTCATCCAGCGCAGCGTGAACGACGGCGTTATTGCGCCGGAAGAAATGCAGAACCTGCACCGTCTGCGGCGGCGGCTGGGATTACCGGAGGATGTCGAACCGATGGTGCGCCTGTACGATCTGGTCGAGCGCAAAATCGAGCATCTGCTGATCGAGCGCGCTGCGTATCTGAGCGAAGAACAGGTCGTCCAGCGCCTGATGGAGCAGATTGGCGTGTATCATCTCCCGAAGGACCGCCAGGAGCGCCTTCAGCGCCTTTTGCAACAGCAGCACACGTATGCCCGATTGATGGCTGGCATACTGCCGGTTATTGCGGCGCCTATCGACCTGCCGGACGGCGAAGTGTGTCACGATTACCGCGAGATTTCGTTCATCGAAGCCAGCGCAGCCGCACGTCATTCGGGAACCGGCTACCTGGCAGTGACGTGCAAACGGGTCATGACGCTGGCGCCGCAGGGCGGCAACGCAACGTACTGGCACGATATTCGCCATATCCAGTTGCATGCCGACCGCGCCGTGCAGGTCGTGACGACGACGTCCAACCTGTTCCTGTACTGTGACGAACTACAGTATCTCGCCACTCTGCTCATCGGCGCGTTGCGACATTATACGCAGCGCATCGTCCCGCCGCCTCCCCCGAACAAGCGCCTCAGTCCAAGGGCGTGATTACGTAGGCAAAACGAAAGCGCGGAACTCATTACTGAGTTCCGCTTCCTGATACCCGTCTCTGGAGCCGATGGTCGGATTCGAACCGACGGCCTGCTGTTTACGAAACAGCTGCTCTACCGCTGAGCTACACCGGCATGTTCTCAACGCTGCCTATTGTAGCATAGAGCGCATCAGGACGCAAGCAAGAAATGCCGGTCTTCATCGTTCCTTCCTTTGGACTGGTATGGTGTTCCTTTCCACAGGCATAAACGATGGTCGAAGCAGAAATTGCACATCGTCTCATCTGATTGTCCATACACCTGTCATGATCTGGCGCAGCATCCATTCCTGGAGCACAGCGCGGCATTGCAGGCACTCCAGGTCGTTGATCAGCGCTGCGATCTCGTGCGCGGTGCAGGCAACAGAACGAGAGATCAGCGCATGATCGATGGTTGCGTCATCGTTGATCGTGGCAATGACGCCGAACAGCAACTGGTTCGAGAACGAACTGTTGATGATCCACCCCTGTTCATTGAGCGGTTCCAGGGTCACAATCGCTTCTGGGGGAATGCCGAGTTCGCGCCGGATGATCGGTGGTGCGCTGTCGAGTGGCGTCGCCCCGGTCGGAACCCGCCCGCCTGGCAGATCGAGCGTCATCCGCGCGACGCCGGGGCGGAACTGGGGATGCGGCAGCAGCACCTGCCCACGCCAGATCGGGATCACAATCACCGATGGCACACGCTCGACGCGCCAGTAGTCCAGTTCTTTGCCGTGATCGTCAATCCAGCGCTCGGCGACCATCCGCACCCACGGCGATGTGATGGCGACAATCTCTGCGGTGCACTGCCAGGGGCGCGGTGGT
Encoded here:
- a CDS encoding NUDIX hydrolase, whose product is MTEPSPPRPWQCTAEIVAITSPWVRMVAERWIDDHGKELDYWRVERVPSVIVIPIWRGQVLLPHPQFRPGVARMTLDLPGGRVPTGATPLDSAPPIIRRELGIPPEAIVTLEPLNEQGWIINSSFSNQLLFGVIATINDDATIDHALISRSVACTAHEIAALINDLECLQCRAVLQEWMLRQIMTGVWTIR